One region of Dysidea avara chromosome 1, odDysAvar1.4, whole genome shotgun sequence genomic DNA includes:
- the LOC136247245 gene encoding uncharacterized protein, with amino-acid sequence MEDQDGYTPLSYAVMYGCPSTVKYLDNADCSKITQNALQWKLNELLAMKENISYESSHSSHARSSHVHSSHDPQQAGNWKVNIEGRPQNRIATLIKELEESSRASKGEKLTSSASTKDQPLSDESSRANSGEKLSTPTSIKNLPILDKNVTMDIVVKIAPKVAANWEDIGYCLKLKDEDMENIEEDVTISGDTRSASKKVMKTWIRCIHDSFTRVRY; translated from the exons ATGGAGGATCAG GATGGTTACACTCCTTTGAGCTATGCTGTGATGTATGGTTGTCCTAGCACTGTGAAGTACTTGGACAATGCAGACTGCAGTAAAATTACTCAG AATGCATTGCAATGGAAGCTGAATGAGTTACTGGCTATGAAAGAGAATATCTCTTATGAGTCATCACATTCATCACATGCGCGTTCATCACATGTGCATTCATCACATGATCCTCAACAAG ctGGGAACTGGAAGGTCAACATAGAAGGAAGACCACAGAATAGAATTGCTACACTAATAAAAG AATTAGAAGAGTCATCCAGAGCTAGCAAGGGAGAAAAGTTGACTAGTAGTGCTAGTACAAAAGATCAACCACTATCAG ATGAGTCCTCCAGGGCTAACAGTGGAGAAAAGTTGTCTACTCCTACCAGTATCAAAAATCTACCAATATTAG ATAAAAATGTAACCATGGATATAGTGGTAAAAATAGCCCCTAAAGTGGCTGCAAATTGGGAAGATATTGGATATTGCCTAAAGCTGAAAGATGAAGATATGGAAAACATCGAAGAAGATGTGACAATATCTGGTGACACACGGTCAGCTTCTAAGAAGGTGATGAAAACATGGATTAGGTGTATTCATGACAGCTTTACAAGAGTTAGATATTAA
- the LOC136252914 gene encoding serine-rich adhesin for platelets-like isoform X1, producing MVSLPHQSSDGVMFPDTRSNVCNSNTVNNYTVTMPTSAISRLPMSLPSTSAPCISNDSVTSLVAHSKLLTNSKEAQKGEIRTQEDGVKRKFNGKQWRRLCSVKDCYKESQRNGYCSRHLKSPVDLAMSSSSASSTSSVDMKQRLKQWSPVDQDPAMSSVNNNSSVDSSGLHTTLYSEFNESEQEAVRALTSLSNSRNSTPFSPLLSPMLQSPGTAPLFAPCSGIDNSSPLPTFSSKPPVDFYKPATQRGRALHDVKGDHVAEQLHGQRLSSSSKDSNGLLHSVKSEDSDLTCFEHPMSLGFPSNTSQTVVSQHSELIPHDSVIPDDFLDAESQNGGPRNSGCSPDSGPNCQLEAPEKMNYQQQIVDSYAKLEPQLVVPRTRDEHLDLINSRKMSKSLPDLTSNVTTMMLIPTNLFQCDSVIDNVFNSITSPVKFVERPVDDALPTAVPIPTASTDTVAATIGDADVCASVPDSLSIPSLNNANHLSKSDTSAFCTPLKSTTPNFEFAGEEIKEEPSVLNPGNGGPDNRSADSSGNNSALNCDSHSSSLEAAASAGMQQSSRHNILVSPLTPPFTPAYYSSYFISNCPPSSRTVTTQQSKPSYTVYNISPIHINSPWPFVNNSNPMLCSVVSSPRPQPITSQQAQIVSSGSEGFSHPQQPLLSSTLSRNPTANKTSRLSPVGSSVRKNLFISTNIDVRRPQPIAPKATLGSIMGYSKKEQVEMLRTYPPRISRKRVRQNDSEEDGAWSEDSPAKRMHSCRKEYPGDKNRWCPNCRTKKGGCRFLRAKV from the exons ATGGTATCCTTACCTCACCAGTCATCAGATGGTGTCATGTTTCCTGATACCAGGAGCAATGTGTGTAACAGTAACACTGTCAATAACTACACAGTAACAATGCCAACGTCGGCCATTTCTAGACTTCCAATGTCGCTACCCTCCACCAGTGCACCATGTATCAGTAATGACTCAGTGACTAGTTTAGTGGCTCATAGCAAACTTCTAACTAACAGCAAAGAGGCACAGAAGGGAGAGATACGGACTCAGGAAGATGGCGTCAAACGGAAGTTTAATGGCAAGCAATGGCGTCGTCTATGCAGTGTTAAGGATTGCTACAAGGAGTCACAAAGGAATGGATATTGTTCACGACACTTGAAGTCTCCAGTTGACCTAGCTATGTCATCATCCTCAGCGTCATCTACTTCATCAGTAGACATGAAACAGAGACTAAAGCAATGGTCACCTGTTGATCAGGACCCTGCTATGTCTTCAGTAAACAACAATAGTTCTGTGGACAGCTCTGGgctacacactacactgtaCAGTGAGTTTAATGAGTCAGAACAGGAGGCTGTGAGGGCACTGACATCTTTAAGTAACTCTCGTAACAGTACACCATTTTCTCCCCTACTGTCACCAATGTTGCAGTCCCCAGGGACAGCCCCACTGTTTGCTCCTTGTTCTGGAATAGACAACTCTAGTCCTCTTCCTACTTTTTCTTCAAAGCCACCAGTGGATTTCTACAAACCGGCCACACAGAGAGGTAGAGCACTCCATGatgtaaaaggtgaccatgTTGCAGAGCAGTTACATGGACAAAGACTGTCTTCATCATCCAag GATAGCAATGGTCTATTGCATAGTGTTAAATCAGAGGATAGTGATCTGACATGTTTTGAGCACCCAATGTCACTAGGATTTCCATCCAACACCAGCCAGACTGTTGTGTCACAACATTCAGAACTGATACCACATGACTCTGTTATTCCAGATGACTTCCTTGATGCTGAGTCACAAAATGGTGGCCCTCGGAATAGTGGCTGTTCACCAGACTCAGGACCCAACTGCCAGCTGGAAGCTCCAGAGAAAATGAACTATCAACAACAAATTGTTGATTCTTATGCTAAACTTGAGCCTCAGTTAGTGGTTCCAAGGACTCGAGATGAACACTTGGATTTGATAAATTCTCGGAAGATGTCCAAATCACTACCTGATCTGACATCCAACGTCACAACGATGATGTTAATACCAACAAATTTGTTCCAGTGTGACTCTGTCATTGACAATGTGTTCAACTCCATTACATCTCCAGTTAAATTCGTAGAGCGTCCAGTGGATGATGCCTTGCCTACTGCAGTACCCATACCAACGGCTAGTACAGATACAGTTGCTGCTACTATTGGCGATGCAGATGTCTGTGCTAGTGTTCCAGATTCTTTGTCTATTCCAAGTCTCAACAATGCTAATCACTTATCCAAATCAGATACCTCTGCATTTTGTACCCCTTTGAAGTCAACTACCCCTAATTTTGAGTTTGCTGGAGAGGAGATCAAGGAGGAACCATCAGTGCTAAATCCTGGTAATGGTGGCCCTGATAATCGCAGTGCTGATAGTAGTGGGAACAATAGTGCCTTGAACTGTGACTCTCATTCTTCATCTCTTGAAGCAGCTGCTTCTGCAGGAATGCAGCAAAGTTCACGTCACAATATTTTGGTGTCTCCACTTACACCACCTTTTACACCAGCTTATTACAGCTCCTACTTTATCTCCAATTGTCCACCGTCATCTCGTACTGTGACTACACAGCAGAGCAAGCCATCGTACACCGTATATAATATCTCACCTATACACATCAACTCTCCATGGCCGTTTGTGAACAACAGTAATCCAATGCTGTGCTCGGTAGTATCCAGTCCTAGACCACAGCCAATTACGTCACAGCAAGCACAAATTGTTAGCAGCGGCAGTGAAGGTTTCAGCCATCCCCAGCAACCTCTACTGTCCAGTACATTATCCAGGAATCCTACTGCTAACAAAACTAGTCGCTTGTCTCCTGTTGGTTCTTCGGTCAGAAAGAACTTGTTCATTTCTACTAACATTGATGTCAGACGTCCTCAGCCTATTGCCCCCAAGGCTACACTGGGTAGTATCATGGGGTACAGTAAGAAAGAACAAGTTGAGATGCTTAGGACATATCCACCAAGAATTTCTCGCAAGAGAGTTCGTCAAAATGATAGTGAAGAGGATGGAGCCTGGAGTGAGGATAGTCCTGCTAAGAGGATGCATAG CTGTAGGAAGGAGTATCCTGGAGACAAGAACAGATGGTGTCCTAACTGCCGAACCAAGAAAGGAGGATGTCGTTTCCTCAGAGCTAAAGTGTAA
- the LOC136252914 gene encoding serine-rich adhesin for platelets-like isoform X2, protein MVSLPHQSSDGVMFPDTRSNVCNSNTVNNYTVTMPTSAISRLPMSLPSTSAPCISNDSVTSLVAHSKLLTNSKEAQKGEIRTQEDGVKRKFNGKQWRRLCSVKDCYKESQRNGYCSRHLKSPVDLAMSSSSASSTSSVDMKQRLKQWSPVDQDPAMSSVNNNSSVDSSGLHTTLYSEFNESEQEAVRALTSLSNSRNSTPFSPLLSPMLQSPGTAPLFAPCSGIDNSSPLPTFSSKPPVDFYKPATQRGRALHDVKGDHVAEQLHGQRLSSSSKDSNGLLHSVKSEDSDLTCFEHPMSLGFPSNTSQTVVSQHSELIPHDSVIPDDFLDAESQNGGPRNSGCSPDSGPNCQLEAPEKMNYQQQIVDSYAKLEPQLVVPRTRDEHLDLINSRKMSKSLPDLTSNVTTMMLIPTNLFQCDSVIDNVFNSITSPVKFVERPVDDALPTAVPIPTASTDTVAATIGDADVCASVPDSLSIPSLNNANHLSKSDTSAFCTPLKSTTPNFEFAGEEIKEEPSVLNPGNGGPDNRSADSSGNNSALNCDSHSSSLEAAASAGMQQSSRHNILVSPLTPPFTPAYYSSYFISNCPPSSRTVTTQQSKPSYTVYNISPIHINSPWPFVNNSNPMLCSVVSSPRPQPITSQQAQIVSSGSEGFSHPQQPLLSSTLSRNPTANKTSRLSPVGSSVRKNLFISTNIDVRRPQPIAPKATLGSIMGYSKKEQVEMLRTYPPRISRKRVRQNDSEEDGAWSEDSPAKRMHSCRKEYPGDKNRWCPNCRTKKGGCRFLRAKV, encoded by the exons ATGGTATCCTTACCTCACCAGTCATCAGATGGTGTCATGTTTCCTGATACCAGGAGCAATGTGTGTAACAGTAACACTGTCAATAACTACACAGTAACAATGCCAACGTCGGCCATTTCTAGACTTCCAATGTCGCTACCCTCCACCAGTGCACCATGTATCAGTAATGACTCAGTGACTAGTTTAGTGGCTCATAGCAAACTTCTAACTAACAGCAAAGAGGCACAGAAGGGAGAGATACGGACTCAGGAAGATGGCGTCAAACGGAAGTTTAATGGCAAGCAATGGCGTCGTCTATGCAGTGTTAAGGATTGCTACAAGGAGTCACAAAGGAATGGATATTGTTCACGACACTTGAAGTCTCCAGTTGACCTAGCTATGTCATCATCCTCAGCGTCATCTACTTCATCAGTAGACATGAAACAGAGACTAAAGCAATGGTCACCTGTTGATCAGGACCCTGCTATGTCTTCAGTAAACAACAATAGTTCTGTGGACAGCTCTGGgctacacactacactgtaCAGTGAGTTTAATGAGTCAGAACAGGAGGCTGTGAGGGCACTGACATCTTTAAGTAACTCTCGTAACAGTACACCATTTTCTCCCCTACTGTCACCAATGTTGCAGTCCCCAGGGACAGCCCCACTGTTTGCTCCTTGTTCTGGAATAGACAACTCTAGTCCTCTTCCTACTTTTTCTTCAAAGCCACCAGTGGATTTCTACAAACCGGCCACACAGAGAGGTAGAGCACTCCATGatgtaaaaggtgaccatgTTGCAGAGCAGTTACATGGACAAAGACTGTCTTCATCATCCAag GATAGCAATGGTCTATTGCATAGTGTTAAATCAGAGGATAGTGATCTGACATGTTTTGAGCACCCAATGTCACTAGGATTTCCATCCAACACCAGCCAGACTGTTGTGTCACAACATTCAGAACTGATACCACATGACTCTGTTATTCCAGATGACTTCCTTGATGCTGAGTCACAAAATGGTGGCCCTCGGAATAGTGGCTGTTCACCAGACTCAGGACCCAACTGCCAGCTGGAAGCTCCAGAGAAAATGAACTATCAACAACAAATTGTTGATTCTTATGCTAAACTTGAGCCTCAGTTAGTGGTTCCAAGGACTCGAGATGAACACTTGGATTTGATAAATTCTCGGAAGATGTCCAAATCACTACCTGATCTGACATCCAACGTCACAACGATGATGTTAATACCAACAAATTTGTTCCAGTGTGACTCTGTCATTGACAATGTGTTCAACTCCATTACATCTCCAGTTAAATTCGTAGAGCGTCCAGTGGATGATGCCTTGCCTACTGCAGTACCCATACCAACGGCTAGTACAGATACAGTTGCTGCTACTATTGGCGATGCAGATGTCTGTGCTAGTGTTCCAGATTCTTTGTCTATTCCAAGTCTCAACAATGCTAATCACTTATCCAAATCAGATACCTCTGCATTTTGTACCCCTTTGAAGTCAACTACCCCTAATTTTGAGTTTGCTGGAGAGGAGATCAAGGAGGAACCATCAGTGCTAAATCCTGGTAATGGTGGCCCTGATAATCGCAGTGCTGATAGTAGTGGGAACAATAGTGCCTTGAACTGTGACTCTCATTCTTCATCTCTTGAAGCAGCTGCTTCTGCAGGAATGCAGCAAAGTTCACGTCACAATATTTTGGTGTCTCCACTTACACCACCTTTTACACCAGCTTATTACAGCTCCTACTTTATCTCCAATTGTCCACCGTCATCTCGTACTGTGACTACACAGCAGAGCAAGCCATCGTACACCGTATATAATATCTCACCTATACACATCAACTCTCCATGGCCGTTTGTGAACAACAGTAATCCAATGCTGTGCTCGGTAGTATCCAGTCCTAGACCACAGCCAATTACGTCACAGCAAGCACAAATTGTTAGCAGCGGCAGTGAAGGTTTCAGCCATCCCCAGCAACCTCTACTGTCCAGTACATTATCCAGGAATCCTACTGCTAACAAAACTAGTCGCTTGTCTCCTGTTGGTTCTTCGGTCAGAAAGAACTTGTTCATTTCTACTAACATTGATGTCAGACGTCCTCAGCCTATTGCCCCCAAGGCTACACTGGGTAGTATCATGGGGTACAGTAAGAAAGAACAAGTTGAGATGCTTAGGACATATCCACCAAGAATTTCTCGCAAGAGAGTTCGTCAAAATGATAGTGAAGAGGATGGAGCCTGGAGTGAGGATAGTCCTGCTAAGAGGATGCATAG CTGTAGGAAGGAATATCCTGGAGACAAGAACAGATGGTGTCCTAACTGCCGAACCAAGAAAGGAGGATGTCGTTTCCTCAGAGCTAAAGTGTAA